From the genome of Anoplopoma fimbria isolate UVic2021 breed Golden Eagle Sablefish chromosome 1, Afim_UVic_2022, whole genome shotgun sequence, one region includes:
- the snrpd2 gene encoding small nuclear ribonucleoprotein Sm D2, with the protein MSLLTKPKSEMTPEELQKREEEEFNTGPLSVLTQSVKNNTQVLINCRNNKKLLGRVKAFDRHCNMVLENVKEMWTEVPKSGKGKKKSKPVNKDRYISKMFLRGDSVIIVLRNPLITGK; encoded by the exons AT GAGTCTGTTAACAAAGCCCAAGTCAGAGATGACCCCGGAGGAGCTCCAGAaacgagaggaagaggagttcaACACCGGCCCTCTGTCGGTGCTCACCCAGTCCGTGAAGAACAACACTCAGGTCCTCATCAACTGTCGCAACAACAAGAAGCTGCTTGGAAGAGTCAAGGCTTTCGACAG GCACTGCAACATGGTCCTGGAGAATGTGAAGGAGATGTGGACGGAAGTTCCCAAGAGCGGGAAGGGAAAGAAGAAATCTAAGCCTGTGAATAAGGACCGctacatttctaaaatgttccTCAGAGGGGACTCTGTCATCATCGTGCTGAGAAACCCTCTGATCACAGgaaaataa
- the foxg1c gene encoding forkhead box protein G1c, whose translation MDNLKTSERFFHKSSSFSISSLLLRREGVMGDPEAPSPSQKLRSAHPETPSQEGNNSVPKLRTKAAEANTAAPNGKRQGHKEESKKSRGAEESVKPEKPSFSYNALIMMAIRQSPARRLTLNGIYEFIMDNFPYYRQNRQGWQNSIRHNLSLNKCFVKVPRHYDDPGKGNYWMLDPCSEDVFIGGTSGKLRRRTAAGSRTKLALRRGGGGGGGGGGGGGRLMSSSTATSLTLAAAGSFYWPVPPFLPLQTPVRTHLGAGTYLSAHPRFPNHSTSMVSQRSRLSSTGGADADRLVQTHQEMSYIGLSCAQSRRHQIGTACTAFSTSIPACTLPLSDPYSFNMISGQASYFYSHHHIPCGAAFSPCQEECAVSKTSPGHFLPKNGHSDLMGFCNDFPHYCPQVSSSPPSSWNIEK comes from the coding sequence atggatAACTTGAAAACTTCGGAGCGATTTTTCCACAAGTCCTCCTCATTCAGCATCAGCAGCCTGTTGTTGAGACGAGAGGGAGTGATGGGTGACCCGGAGGCTCCTTCTCCGTCCCAGAAACTGCGCTCCGCACATCCAGAGACACCCAGTCAAGAGGGAAACAACTCTGTCCCCAAATTACGCACCAAAGCAGCAGAAGCCAACACGGCGGCTCCAAATGGAAAACGACAAGGACATAAAGAGGAATCCAAGAAAAGCAGGGGAGCAGAAGAAAGTGTCAAACCTGAGAAACCATCTTTCAGTTATAACGCGCTCATCATGATGGCGATCCGCCAGAGCCCGGCACGACGGCTCACACTCAACGGCATCTACGAGTTCATCATGGACAACTTCCCCTACTACCGGCAGAACAGACAGGGGTGGCAGAACTCAATCAGGCACAACTTGAGTCTGAATAAGTGCTTCGTTAAGGTGCCGCGCCACTACGATGACCCGGGTAAAGGCAACTACTGGATGCTGGACCCCTGCAGCGAGGACGTCTTCATCGGTGGCACATCTGGGAAGCTCCGGCGCAGGACAGCAGCTGGCTCCAGAACCAAGCTTGCAttgagaagaggaggaggaggaggaggaggaggaggaggaggaggaggtcgtCTGATGTCCTCCAGCACCGCAACCAGCCTGACCTTGGCCGCAGCGGGGTCGTTTTACTGGCCGGTTCCGCCGTTCCTGCCTCTCCAAACACCTGTACGCACCCACCTCGGCGCCGGGACTTACCTGAGTGCTCACCCACGCTTCCCCAACCACTCCACCTCGATGGTGTCGCAGAGGTCCCGGTTGAGCTCAACAGGTGGTGCAGACGCAGACCGGCTCGTGCAGACGCACCAGGAGATGTCTTATATTGGACTCAGTTGCGCGCAGTCCCGACGCCATCAGATTGGCACCGCCTGCACCGCTTTCTCCACCTCCATCCCAGCGTGCACCCTGCCGCTGTCGGATCCCTACTCCTTTAACATGATCTCCGGACAGGCCAGCTATTTCTACTCTCATCACCACATACCGTGTGGCGCGGCGTTTAGTCCGTGCCAAGAGGAGTGCGCCGTGTCCAAGACGTCACCGGGACATTTCTTACCCAAGAACGGCCACTCAGACCTCATGGGGTTCTGCAATGACTTTCCACATTACTGCCCTCAAGTCAGCTCAAGTCCTCCTTCGTCTTGGAATATAGAGAAATAA
- the pglyrp5 gene encoding peptidoglycan recognition protein 5 translates to MALNIVSRQQWGAVPPKTKDSLKGIVQRVVIHHTANPRCKDQKDCVSRILSIQRNHMTERGFDDIGYNFLVAEDGTVYEGRGWGVQGAHAKYNNHDSLGIAFMGNFNDDTPSIEAKSSVKQLLQSGVCQGFINPKFTLIGHRDLGSTDCPGNNLYPVLTQLSP, encoded by the exons ATGGCAT taaacattgtttcaAGGCAGCAGTGGGGAGCAGTTCCCCCTAAAACGAAGGACTCCTTGAAAGGCATAGTCCAGAGGGTTGTCATACACCACACCGCCAACCCAAGATGCAAGGACCAGAAAGACTGCGTGAGCCGCATTCTCAGCATTCAGAGAAATCATATGACCGAAAGAGGCTTCGATGACATCGGCTATAA TTTTCTTGTCGCAGAAGACGGCACAGTGTATGAGGGCCGCGGCTGGGGTGTGCAAGGTGCTCATGCCAAATACAACAACCATGACTCACTGGGGATTGCCTTCATGGGCAATTTCAATG ATGACACGCCAAGCATAGAGGCAAAGTCTTCTgtcaaacagctgctgcagtcTGGAGTTTGTCAGGGCTTTATAAACCCAAAGTTTACCCTGATTGGGCACAGAGATCTGGGAAGCACCGATTGTCCAGGAAATAATCTGTATCCTGTCCTCACACAGCTGAGCCCATAA